DNA sequence from the Streptomyces canus genome:
CGTCGTACGCCGGCCTCGGCGCGCGTGTCGAGAAGATCCTCCGCCTCGCCGAGGAGGAGGCCAAGGACCTGCGCGAGGAGGCCCGTCGCGCGGCCGAGCAGCACCGCGAACTCGCCGAGTCGGCGGCCCAGCAGGTCCGCAACGACGCAGAATCGTTCGCTGCGGAGCGCAAGGCCAAGGCCGAGGACGAGGGCGTCCGGATTGTCGAGAAGGCCAAGAGCGACTCCTCCCAGCTCCGTCAGGAGGCGCAGAAGGACGCGCAGCAGAAGCGTGAGGAGGCGGACGCCCTCTTCGAGGAGACCCGCGCCAAGGCCGCGCAGGCCGCCGCCGACTTCGAGACCAACCTCGCCAAGCGCCGCGAGCAGTCCGAGCGCGACCTGGCGTCGCGTCAGCAGAAGGCGGAGAAGCGTCTCGCGGAGATCGAGCACCGCGCGGAGCAGCTGCGCCTGGAGGCCGAGAAGCTGCGCACCGACGCCGAGCGTCGCGCCCGCCAGACGGTGGAGACCGCGCAGCGCCAGGCCGAGGACATCGTGGCCGACGCCAACGCCAAGGCCGACCGCATCCGTTCGGAATCCGAGCGGGAGCTTGCGGCTCTGACGAACCGTCGCGACTCGATCAACGCCCAGCTGACGAACGTCCGCGAGATGCTCGCCACGCTCACGGGCGCCGCGGTGGCCGCCGCCGGCAGCCCGGCCGACGACGAGCCGATCTCCCGTGGGGTTCCGGCCCAGCAGTCCCGGTAACACCGCCTGACGGCTCATCAAGGGCCCGCACCTTCTCCCCCGACAGGTGCGGGCCCTTCGGCGTGTCCACGCGCTGCCGTGGTCGACGGGTTTCGCATTCTTTGCCTCTCCCGTCGGTCTCCGTTTGCCCATTCGATTGGCATCTGCCGAATCTCACGCCTAGCGTGGTCCGCATGATCGAGCTGGCGGGGTTGACGAAGCGGTACGGCGAGAAGGTGGCGGTCAACAATCTGACCTTCACCGTCAGACCGGGCATCGTCACGGGCTTCCTCGGTCCCAACGGCGCCGGCAAGTCGACCACCATGCGCATGATGCTGGGCCTGGACCGGCCCACCGCCGGGGACGTCCGCATCGACGGCAAGCACTACGACCAGCTCAAGGACCCGCTCACGTACATCGGCGCCCTGCTGGACGCCAAGGCCATGCACGGCGGGCGCAGCGCCTTCAACCACCTGCTGTGCCTCGCGCAGAGCAACGGCATCCCGAAGAAGCGGGTGCACGAGGTCCTCGACACGGTCGGTCTCACCGCCGTCGCGAGGAAGAAGGCCAAGGGCTTCTCGCTCGGCATGGGCCAGCGGCTCGGCATCGCGGGCGCGTTGCTCGGTGACCCGCGGATCCTGATGTTCGACGAGCCGGTCAACGGGCTCGACCCCGAAGGCATCCACTGGATCCGCAATCTGATGAAGTCCCTTGCCGCGCAGGGCCGTACGGTCTTCGTCTCCTCCCACTTGATGAGCGAGATGGCGCTGACGGCCGACCACCTCGTCGTCATCGGCCAGGGACGGCTGCTCGCCGACACCTCCATGGCCGACTTCATCGCGCAGAACTCGCGGTCCTACGTCCGCATCCGCACCCCGCAGCGCGAGCGGCTGCTCGACGTGCTGCACGCGGCCGGGGTGACCGTCGTGGAGACCGGCAACGGCACGCTGGAGGTCGACGGAAGCAAGTCCGAGTACATCGGTGAGCTGGCCGCGCAGCACCAGCTCGTGCTGCACGAGCTGAGCCCCCAACAGGCCTCCCTGGAGGAGGCGTTCATGCAGCTGACCGCGGAGTCGGTCGAGTACCACGCCCACAGCGACACACCCGTCGACGCACCGCTGCCGCCCCAGCAGCAGTGGGGCGACGGCTGGAAGGGGAACTGATCCATGGCGGCGACCCAGGTCATCCGCTCCGAGTGGACCAAGATCCGGTCGGTGGCCTCCACGGTGTGGACGCTCTCCCTCGCCGTGGTCGTCACCATCGGGCTCGGCATCCTGATCTCGGCCCTGTCGAAGAACGAGTTCGACAACATGAGCCGCGAGGACAAGCTCTCCTTCGACCCGACCTTCATCAGCTTCGCCGGGATGAGCCTCGGACAGCTCGCGATGATCGTGTTCGGGGTGCTCGTCGTCTCGAACGAGTACAGCACCGGCATGATCCGCACCTCGCTGGCCGCCGTGCCGCAGCGGGGCAGCTTCCTGGTCAGCAAGATCGCGGTCGCCACCGGACTCTCGCTGGCCGTCGGTCTCGTCACCAGCTTCGTGACGTTCTTCCTCGGGCAGGCGATGCTCGGCTCGCACCGGGCGGAGATCGGCGACCCGGGCGTGCTGCGGGCCGTGATCGGCGGCGGCGTCTACATGACCCTCATCGCGATGTTCTCGATGGGCGTCGCCGCGATGCTGCGCTCGCCGATGCTGTCGCTGGGCATCCTGATGCCGTTCTTCTTCCTCATCTCCAACATCCTCGGCAACGTCTCCGCCACCAAGAAGATCGGCCGGTACCTGCCCGACCAGGCCGGCAGCAGGATCATGCAGGTGGTCACCCCGATCAACGACGACACTCCCTACGGCCCCTGGGGCGGGATCGGGATCATGGCGCTGTGGGTGGCGGCGGCGCTGATCGGCGGTTATGTCCTGTTGAAGAAGCGGGACGCGTGACGCGACGAGCCTTTGCTTTCATTTGAGCGGAACCGTCAGTGTCCCGATAAGCTCCTAACCCTTACGGGGGGCGTGTGCCCCGCTGTCCTGAACCTTGCGATGGGTGCGGAGCATGATCGAGGCAGTCGGCCTGACCAAGCGCTACGGCGACAAGACCGCTGTGTACAACCTTTCCTTCCAGGTGCGTCCCGGTGCCGTCACCGGCTTCCTGGGCCCCAACGGCTCGGGCAAGTCGACGACCATGCGGATGATCCTCGGGCTGGACAACCCCACCTCGGGGCAGGTGACGATCGGCGGCTACCCGTATCGCAGGCTGCCCAACGCGGCCCGGCAGGTCGGTGCGCTCCTCGACGCCAAGGCCGTGCACGGCGGGCGGGCAGCCCGTAACCACCTGCTGTGCCTGGCCCAGCTGTCCGGGATCCCGGCCCGCAGGGTGGACGAGGTGCTGGGCGTGGTCGGCCTCCAGGACGTGGCCAGGAAGCGTTCCAAGGGCTTCTCGCTCGGTATGGGGCAGCGGCTCGGGATCGCGGCCGCGCTGCTCGGCGACCCCCAGGTGCTGCTCTTCGACGAGCCGGTCAACGGGCTCGACCCCGAGGGCATCCTGTGGGTGCGCAACCTCATGAAGGCGCTCGCGGCGGAGGGCCGTACCGTCTTCGTCTCCTCCCACCTCATGAGCGAGATGGCGCTGACCGCCGACCATCTCATCGTCATCGGACGCGGGCAGCTGCTCGCCGACATGAGCATCCAGGACTTCATCGCCGCGAACTCCGCGGGCTTCGCGCGGGTGCGGACGCCGGACACCGAGCCGCAGCTGCGCGAGAAGCTGTCGGCCGCGATCACGGAGGCGGGCGGGCACGTCCTGCCGGAGCAGGACGGCGCGCTGCGTGTGACCGGGCTGCCCCTCCCCCGCATCAGCGACATCGCGCACGACACGGACGTACGCCTGTGGGAGCTGTCACCGCACCAGGCCTCGTTGGAGGAGGCGTACATGCGGATGACGCAGGGCGCGGTGGACTACCGCTCGACCATCGACCAGAAGGCAGGCCTGATGCAGCCCCTGCCGCCGGGCGCGCAGCCGCCCATGCCGGTCCCGGGCCAGGGCCAGCCGGGCTGGTACGCCCCGCCGCCGCCCCAGCAGGGCGGTCAGCCGTTCGCGGGCCCGCAGGGCCAGGCGCAGGCGGGCCCGTACGGCGGTCCCGGCGCCGGCATGCCCCATCCGTACGCCCAGGCGGGCCCCGCGGCTGCGCCCTACGCCGCCCCGCCCGCGCAGGCCCCGCCCGGAGGGGCCCTCCCGGCCGCACCCGCGCCGCAGCCGCAGACCTCCGCTCCAGCGCCGCAGGCCTCCGCTCCCGCCACTCCGACCAAGCCCGAGGACGTCCGATGAGCACCCCGCAGCCCTCGATGCCGCAGGCCCAGGCCGCCGTGCCGAACCGGCAGCCGGCGGACGGGCCGTCGTACCCCGGCTACACCTCGCCGATTCCCGTCGTGCGCACCCACCTCGGGAACGCCATCGCGTCGGAGTGGACGAAGATCCGGTCGGTGCGGTCGACGATCTGGACGCTGGGCGTGTTCGTGCTGCTCGTGATCGGGATCGGGATCGGGGTCGCCGCGCTGATCGCGGCCAACTCCTCCCCCGAGGACCTGAACAACGACAGTCCGCTGTCGTTGGGCTTCTTCGGGCTGCTGCTCGGCAGCATGTGCGTCATCACACTCGGTGTGCTGACCACGGCCTCGGAATACGGCACCGGAATGATCCGTACGACGATGGTCGCCTGCCCCTCCCGCGGCCGGGTCCTCACGGCGAAGGCGGTCGTGTTCTTCGCCGTCGCCTTCGTGACCACCCTCGTCTCGGTCCTCGTCGTCGCCCTGGCGGACGTGGCCCTGCTGGACGGAGCCCGGACCCCGACCGGCCAGGAGTGGCTGAAGGGCACCGTCGGC
Encoded proteins:
- a CDS encoding ABC transporter ATP-binding protein, giving the protein MIELAGLTKRYGEKVAVNNLTFTVRPGIVTGFLGPNGAGKSTTMRMMLGLDRPTAGDVRIDGKHYDQLKDPLTYIGALLDAKAMHGGRSAFNHLLCLAQSNGIPKKRVHEVLDTVGLTAVARKKAKGFSLGMGQRLGIAGALLGDPRILMFDEPVNGLDPEGIHWIRNLMKSLAAQGRTVFVSSHLMSEMALTADHLVVIGQGRLLADTSMADFIAQNSRSYVRIRTPQRERLLDVLHAAGVTVVETGNGTLEVDGSKSEYIGELAAQHQLVLHELSPQQASLEEAFMQLTAESVEYHAHSDTPVDAPLPPQQQWGDGWKGN
- a CDS encoding ABC transporter ATP-binding protein, translated to MIEAVGLTKRYGDKTAVYNLSFQVRPGAVTGFLGPNGSGKSTTMRMILGLDNPTSGQVTIGGYPYRRLPNAARQVGALLDAKAVHGGRAARNHLLCLAQLSGIPARRVDEVLGVVGLQDVARKRSKGFSLGMGQRLGIAAALLGDPQVLLFDEPVNGLDPEGILWVRNLMKALAAEGRTVFVSSHLMSEMALTADHLIVIGRGQLLADMSIQDFIAANSAGFARVRTPDTEPQLREKLSAAITEAGGHVLPEQDGALRVTGLPLPRISDIAHDTDVRLWELSPHQASLEEAYMRMTQGAVDYRSTIDQKAGLMQPLPPGAQPPMPVPGQGQPGWYAPPPPQQGGQPFAGPQGQAQAGPYGGPGAGMPHPYAQAGPAAAPYAAPPAQAPPGGALPAAPAPQPQTSAPAPQASAPATPTKPEDVR
- a CDS encoding ABC transporter permease subunit, with translation MSTPQPSMPQAQAAVPNRQPADGPSYPGYTSPIPVVRTHLGNAIASEWTKIRSVRSTIWTLGVFVLLVIGIGIGVAALIAANSSPEDLNNDSPLSLGFFGLLLGSMCVITLGVLTTASEYGTGMIRTTMVACPSRGRVLTAKAVVFFAVAFVTTLVSVLVVALADVALLDGARTPTGQEWLKGTVGISLYIALLGLFSLIIGSIIRHSAGAITIMIGVVLAPLVIALFMVSQSLEGLRQALFEYSIPNQLSVFYSSSLTETGPSGWDPLWIIVGVTAAAFACAFALLEKRDV
- a CDS encoding ABC transporter permease, encoding MAATQVIRSEWTKIRSVASTVWTLSLAVVVTIGLGILISALSKNEFDNMSREDKLSFDPTFISFAGMSLGQLAMIVFGVLVVSNEYSTGMIRTSLAAVPQRGSFLVSKIAVATGLSLAVGLVTSFVTFFLGQAMLGSHRAEIGDPGVLRAVIGGGVYMTLIAMFSMGVAAMLRSPMLSLGILMPFFFLISNILGNVSATKKIGRYLPDQAGSRIMQVVTPINDDTPYGPWGGIGIMALWVAAALIGGYVLLKKRDA